The following coding sequences lie in one Myxococcus xanthus genomic window:
- a CDS encoding beta-ketoacyl synthase N-terminal-like domain-containing protein, producing the protein MRRVGIFGWGVVAPRSRNIEAFERNLSSSESWLSPFNGFGPDNFLVGMPEFDLADYKPWIDARFPGSRFSQLERKMGQPTQFAIGAFIQSLAQNPGLEQELQALGPRAHVYVGTGLGDLPTIRSISLDLYRAQRRWDRFWSAPERNGALRKWRETQEPLPGLPPEPSTVDEATRDEAEDAWWHFWAGRSPELREYLDELREIEAIGVPEDGDVESAKLAVIKEKRTRNARLQKKWMSPEPPWNAVSSNVLWNIHNTPASQISMMGRITGMTFAPVAACSSFGYGLRLAINAIQLGQAKAVVMGMTDPPPMPLTVGGFYNARVISADAAISKPLTALRGTHIAGGSVVWVLGDLEHFAAKGFKPLGMEPIAVGVTADADHIITPSKEGPTLAIREALAAAGCAPEDVGSWDLHATATPGDYLEVQNLRDVLPEQVLITARKGTFGHGMSAGGGWELTAQYLGYGQGKVFPTPLKEAELNKQISRVHGRFVFDEAVEAPAGCAGKLSMGVGGINACVISRPWSK; encoded by the coding sequence GTGCGCAGAGTAGGCATCTTCGGCTGGGGCGTCGTCGCCCCCCGGTCCAGGAACATCGAGGCGTTCGAGCGCAACCTCTCGTCGTCCGAAAGCTGGCTGTCCCCCTTCAACGGCTTCGGCCCCGACAACTTCCTCGTCGGCATGCCAGAGTTCGACCTGGCCGACTACAAGCCGTGGATTGACGCGCGCTTCCCGGGCAGCCGCTTCTCGCAGCTCGAGCGGAAGATGGGCCAGCCGACGCAGTTCGCCATTGGCGCCTTCATCCAGTCCCTGGCGCAGAACCCGGGCCTGGAGCAGGAGCTGCAGGCGCTGGGGCCCCGCGCGCACGTCTACGTGGGCACCGGCCTGGGCGACCTGCCCACCATCCGCTCCATCTCCCTGGACCTGTACCGCGCCCAGCGCCGGTGGGACCGCTTCTGGTCCGCGCCGGAGCGCAACGGCGCCCTGCGGAAGTGGCGTGAGACGCAGGAGCCACTGCCCGGCCTTCCGCCGGAGCCGTCCACGGTGGACGAGGCCACGCGCGACGAGGCCGAGGACGCGTGGTGGCACTTCTGGGCGGGCCGCTCGCCGGAGCTGCGCGAGTACCTGGACGAGCTGCGCGAAATCGAAGCCATTGGCGTGCCCGAGGACGGCGACGTGGAGTCCGCCAAGCTGGCCGTCATCAAGGAGAAGCGCACGCGCAACGCCCGGCTCCAGAAGAAGTGGATGTCGCCGGAGCCGCCGTGGAACGCCGTGTCCTCCAACGTGCTGTGGAACATCCACAACACGCCGGCCTCGCAGATTTCGATGATGGGCCGCATCACCGGCATGACGTTCGCCCCGGTGGCCGCGTGCTCGTCGTTCGGCTACGGCCTGCGGCTGGCCATCAACGCGATTCAATTGGGCCAGGCGAAGGCCGTCGTCATGGGCATGACGGACCCGCCGCCGATGCCGCTCACGGTGGGCGGCTTCTACAACGCCCGCGTCATCTCCGCGGACGCCGCCATCTCCAAGCCCCTCACCGCGCTGCGCGGGACGCACATCGCGGGCGGCTCGGTGGTGTGGGTGCTGGGTGACTTGGAGCACTTCGCGGCCAAGGGCTTCAAGCCGCTGGGCATGGAGCCCATCGCGGTGGGCGTCACCGCGGACGCCGACCACATCATCACCCCGTCCAAGGAAGGCCCCACGCTGGCCATCCGCGAGGCCCTGGCCGCCGCTGGCTGCGCCCCGGAGGACGTGGGCAGCTGGGACTTGCACGCCACCGCCACCCCGGGTGACTACCTGGAGGTCCAGAACCTGCGCGACGTGCTGCCCGAGCAGGTGCTGATTACGGCGCGCAAGGGCACCTTCGGCCACGGCATGTCCGCCGGCGGCGGCTGGGAGCTGACGGCGCAGTACCTGGGCTACGGCCAGGGCAAGGTGTTCCCCACGCCGCTGAAGGAAGCGGAGCTCAACAAGCAGATTTCCCGCGTGCACGGCCGCTTCGTCTTCGACGAAGCCGTCGAGGCGCCCGCGGGCTGCGCGGGCAAGCTGTCCATGGGCGTGGGCGGCATCAACGCCTGCGTCATCTCCCGCCCCTGGTCGAAGTAG
- a CDS encoding DEAD/DEAH box helicase: MSDIQEPNVPGSPAPDEAPTRPAEYIADIGFDDMNLSEPIRLALAERGYTNPTPVQARAFRPAMEGKDLIVRSKTGTGKTAAFGLPLLEKIPADERRVRALILCPTRELALQVADELKMLAKHKGLKIAAIYGGASMKQQEDALEEGTPIIVGTPGRVFDHINRGNLKLDACDHAVLDEADEMLNQGFYEEVTRILDRLPKTRQVLLFSATVPTDIQNLIARYTTNAETLLLSGDVFTVEHIHHIRYDVSDAFPKPRNLIYVLEKEEPQNAIIFCNTRDDTALVTAVLNRNGFDAELLNGDLPQKERERVMGKVKRGEVAFMVATDIAARGIDISGLEYVINYSLPEDPAVYLHRVGRTGRIGNKGTAINLFSGRELATYTALEKKYGIKFDKREMPAPEEAMRLWTERHVREIQEAAGGSVFEGFLPLAAQLKPRADADDLIAFLLKYFFSHLRMEKAAAAMAAEGREPPQERKFESREGGRRERGERKERGGERRDRERDDRREKRGESSERERERRPRRDDARRERGGESGRGAAALEAGPGEAKLWVNLGTADGLGPGSIATALEDAGAPVGKVVRAELRPTFAYVFVAEEDAAAFETINGKQHGTKTLRVEKSKPRTERDATPRPPPSPDAGPGEAKLWINLGMDDGMDEAKLPAALEAAGAPAGKVLRTLLRPTYGYAYVAEEDAPGFEAVNGKPHGEKALKVERHRPRGARTERRPRTEALPEVPGQTRLWVGLGKQDGLDEAGVAAALEAAGAPAGKVLRTDLRPTYAYVFVADEDVAAFETTHGKPHGERTLKVEQAKRK; encoded by the coding sequence ATGAGCGACATCCAAGAGCCAAACGTGCCGGGGAGTCCGGCGCCTGACGAAGCCCCGACGCGTCCCGCCGAGTACATCGCGGACATCGGCTTCGACGACATGAACCTGTCAGAACCCATCCGCCTCGCCCTGGCGGAGCGCGGTTATACCAACCCCACCCCTGTCCAGGCCCGCGCCTTCCGGCCCGCCATGGAGGGAAAAGACCTCATCGTTCGCAGCAAGACGGGCACCGGTAAGACGGCCGCGTTCGGCCTACCCCTGCTCGAGAAGATTCCCGCCGATGAGCGCCGCGTCCGAGCGCTCATCCTCTGCCCCACTCGCGAGCTCGCCCTCCAGGTGGCGGACGAGCTGAAGATGCTCGCCAAGCACAAGGGGCTGAAAATCGCGGCCATCTACGGCGGCGCCTCCATGAAGCAGCAGGAGGACGCGCTGGAGGAAGGCACCCCCATCATCGTCGGCACGCCGGGACGCGTGTTCGACCACATCAACCGCGGCAACCTGAAGCTCGACGCGTGCGACCACGCCGTCCTGGATGAAGCGGATGAGATGCTGAACCAGGGCTTCTACGAGGAAGTCACGCGCATCCTCGACCGCCTTCCGAAGACGCGCCAGGTGCTGCTCTTCAGCGCCACCGTCCCCACGGACATCCAGAACCTCATCGCGCGCTACACGACGAACGCGGAAACGCTGCTGCTGTCCGGCGACGTCTTCACGGTGGAGCACATCCACCACATCCGCTACGACGTGTCGGACGCCTTCCCCAAGCCGCGCAACCTCATCTACGTGCTGGAGAAGGAAGAGCCGCAGAACGCCATCATCTTCTGCAACACGCGGGATGACACGGCGCTGGTGACGGCGGTGCTCAACCGCAACGGCTTCGACGCGGAGCTGCTCAATGGCGACCTGCCGCAGAAGGAGCGCGAGCGGGTCATGGGCAAGGTGAAGCGCGGCGAGGTGGCCTTCATGGTCGCCACGGACATCGCGGCGCGCGGCATCGACATCTCCGGCCTGGAGTACGTCATCAACTACTCGCTGCCGGAGGACCCGGCGGTGTACCTGCACCGCGTGGGCCGCACCGGCCGCATCGGCAACAAGGGCACCGCCATCAACCTCTTCTCCGGGCGCGAGCTGGCCACGTACACCGCGCTGGAGAAGAAGTACGGCATCAAGTTCGACAAGCGCGAGATGCCGGCCCCGGAAGAGGCCATGCGCCTGTGGACGGAGCGCCACGTGCGCGAAATCCAGGAGGCCGCGGGCGGCTCCGTCTTCGAGGGCTTCCTGCCGCTGGCCGCGCAGCTCAAGCCCCGCGCGGACGCCGACGACCTCATCGCCTTCCTGCTGAAGTACTTCTTCAGCCACCTGCGCATGGAGAAGGCCGCCGCGGCGATGGCGGCGGAGGGGCGTGAGCCTCCGCAGGAGCGCAAGTTCGAGAGCCGCGAGGGCGGCCGGCGCGAGCGCGGCGAGCGCAAGGAGCGTGGCGGTGAGCGCCGCGACCGGGAGCGCGACGACCGGCGCGAGAAGCGTGGCGAGTCCTCCGAGCGCGAGCGCGAGCGCCGGCCCCGCCGTGACGACGCGCGGCGCGAGCGCGGCGGCGAGAGTGGCCGCGGCGCGGCGGCGCTGGAGGCGGGTCCGGGCGAAGCCAAGCTGTGGGTGAACCTGGGGACCGCGGATGGCCTGGGGCCGGGCAGCATCGCCACGGCGCTGGAAGACGCGGGCGCCCCGGTGGGCAAGGTGGTGCGCGCCGAGCTGCGCCCCACCTTCGCCTATGTCTTCGTGGCGGAGGAGGACGCCGCCGCCTTCGAGACCATCAACGGCAAGCAGCACGGCACCAAGACGCTGCGCGTGGAGAAGAGCAAGCCGCGCACGGAGCGTGACGCCACGCCCCGCCCGCCCCCGTCTCCGGACGCGGGCCCCGGCGAGGCGAAGCTGTGGATCAACCTGGGCATGGACGACGGCATGGACGAGGCGAAGCTGCCCGCCGCGCTGGAGGCCGCGGGCGCTCCGGCCGGCAAGGTGCTGCGCACCCTGCTGCGCCCCACCTACGGCTACGCCTACGTGGCCGAGGAGGACGCGCCCGGCTTCGAGGCCGTCAACGGCAAGCCCCACGGCGAGAAGGCGCTGAAGGTGGAGCGTCACCGTCCGCGTGGCGCGCGCACGGAGCGCCGTCCCCGCACGGAGGCCCTGCCGGAGGTTCCCGGCCAGACACGTCTGTGGGTGGGCCTGGGCAAGCAGGACGGGCTGGACGAGGCGGGCGTCGCCGCCGCGCTGGAGGCCGCGGGCGCTCCGGCTGGCAAGGTGCTGCGCACGGACCTGCGCCCCACCTACGCGTATGTCTTCGTCGCCGACGAGGACGTGGCGGCCTTCGAGACCACGCACGGCAAGCCCCACGGCGAGCGCACGCTCAAGGTGGAGCAGGCCAAGCGGAAGTAG
- a CDS encoding sigma-70 family RNA polymerase sigma factor, producing MANGRKRTKGTSPRPRVKRPASPGAGDVVDAEVEGAEVEAQSDPDSLEPDAAELAEVEPEAELDTPVVPPRALVRSAETGLTPRDPLQAYMAEVQRHPLLTREEELQLARHYKESGDVNAAYRLVASNLRLVVKLAHEYHRNPLSLLDLVQEGNIGLMQAVKKYDPERGVKLSSYAAWWIRAYILRYIMDNWKMVKLGTTEAQRKLFFKLRQEQEKLIAQGFEASPKLLAERLNVTEQDVVEMDQRLGHDEMSIDAPLGNDDDSRTTRADRYLPSNSMPADERLGAEQLKALFREKLSEFARTLEGKERFIFESRLVSDEPLTLQDIGDKYGVSRERARQIEAALINRMREFMREHIPDFDLVASPKA from the coding sequence ATGGCGAATGGGAGGAAAAGAACCAAAGGTACGTCCCCCCGACCCCGCGTGAAACGGCCGGCCTCGCCCGGGGCTGGCGACGTCGTGGACGCCGAGGTGGAGGGGGCGGAAGTCGAGGCTCAATCGGACCCGGATTCCCTGGAGCCGGACGCGGCGGAGCTGGCGGAGGTCGAACCGGAGGCCGAACTGGACACCCCCGTGGTGCCCCCCCGGGCGCTCGTCCGCTCGGCGGAGACGGGGCTCACGCCCAGGGACCCCCTCCAGGCCTACATGGCCGAGGTGCAGCGCCATCCGCTCCTGACGCGGGAGGAAGAGCTCCAACTGGCCCGGCACTACAAGGAATCCGGGGATGTGAACGCCGCCTACCGGCTGGTGGCATCCAACCTGCGCCTGGTCGTCAAGCTGGCCCATGAGTACCACCGCAACCCGTTGTCCCTGCTGGACCTGGTCCAGGAGGGCAACATCGGGCTGATGCAGGCGGTGAAGAAGTACGACCCCGAGCGCGGCGTGAAGCTGAGCAGCTACGCCGCCTGGTGGATTCGCGCGTACATCCTTCGCTACATCATGGACAACTGGAAGATGGTGAAGCTGGGGACCACCGAGGCCCAGCGGAAGCTCTTCTTCAAGTTGCGCCAGGAGCAGGAGAAGCTCATCGCCCAGGGCTTCGAGGCCAGCCCCAAGCTGCTCGCCGAGCGGTTGAACGTCACCGAGCAGGACGTGGTGGAGATGGACCAGCGGCTGGGACACGACGAGATGTCCATCGACGCGCCCCTGGGCAACGACGACGACTCGCGGACCACCCGGGCGGACCGCTACCTGCCGTCCAACTCGATGCCGGCGGACGAGCGCCTGGGCGCCGAGCAGCTCAAGGCCCTCTTCCGGGAGAAGCTGTCCGAGTTCGCCCGGACGCTGGAGGGCAAGGAGCGCTTCATCTTCGAGAGCCGCCTCGTCTCCGACGAGCCCCTGACGCTCCAGGACATCGGCGACAAGTACGGCGTCAGCCGGGAGCGGGCCCGGCAGATTGAAGCGGCCCTCATCAACCGGATGCGTGAGTTCATGCGTGAGCACATCCCGGACTTCGACCTGGTGGCCAGTCCCAAGGCCTGA
- a CDS encoding peptidase MA family metallohydrolase, which produces MSPAALLSALLLTAAPSSPGQKAKSLAASRAWEELYLAFSAGEASDVPAPQRGTVATALQKGCEALKDEDPVMAYSLGERATVYEESAGALRCLARAARKTDQRATAEAALRKGLAQYPKDGAFGLELGRLLMEEQDAAGAVAALEKVPAKSKEATEAKRLLVQARAKTTEETAARREAERLELRMNGATSGRPTVTAEAQPAVAGQGRGSTRSASLNYESGTGADGMRTRSNSRFVIKYFNNQRDFGQRAEYEGRIVAALDEAYDFTRSMLGEVRQAPVDIILYTLAEFQTHFGAAKARAVAGLYSDNAIRINDAAELTQQTKATLVHEYVHAALDDFCDGDGNNLPVWLNEGLAEYVEWRYLGGEDPERSVRNYMAQAAKANSLPKLAQMEGASLIMQRNPTVAYATSAVAVRELVKRGGTGRFLTMVREVGRGRPIDEALSDHYGKTRASLDEDVRAALQ; this is translated from the coding sequence ATGAGCCCCGCCGCCCTGCTCTCCGCCCTGCTGCTGACCGCCGCCCCTTCTTCTCCCGGACAGAAGGCGAAGTCGCTCGCCGCCAGCCGCGCCTGGGAGGAGCTCTATCTGGCCTTCTCGGCCGGAGAGGCATCGGACGTGCCCGCCCCGCAGCGGGGCACCGTCGCCACGGCGCTCCAGAAGGGCTGCGAGGCGCTGAAGGACGAGGACCCGGTAATGGCGTACTCACTGGGCGAGCGCGCCACCGTCTACGAGGAGTCCGCGGGCGCGCTGCGGTGCCTGGCCCGGGCCGCGCGGAAGACGGACCAGCGGGCCACCGCGGAAGCCGCCCTGCGCAAGGGGCTGGCCCAGTACCCCAAGGACGGTGCCTTCGGCCTGGAGCTGGGGCGGCTGCTGATGGAGGAACAGGACGCGGCGGGCGCCGTGGCGGCGCTGGAGAAGGTGCCGGCGAAGTCGAAGGAGGCCACGGAAGCGAAGCGGCTGCTCGTGCAGGCCCGCGCCAAGACGACGGAGGAGACCGCCGCGCGGCGGGAGGCGGAGCGCCTGGAGCTGCGGATGAATGGCGCCACGAGCGGGCGGCCCACCGTCACGGCCGAAGCCCAGCCCGCGGTGGCCGGCCAGGGCCGGGGCTCCACGCGCTCGGCCAGCCTCAACTACGAGTCGGGCACCGGCGCGGACGGCATGCGGACGCGCTCCAACAGCCGCTTCGTCATCAAGTACTTCAACAACCAGCGCGACTTCGGCCAGCGCGCGGAGTACGAGGGACGAATCGTCGCCGCGCTGGACGAGGCCTACGACTTCACCCGCAGCATGCTGGGCGAGGTGCGACAGGCGCCGGTGGACATCATCCTGTACACACTCGCGGAGTTCCAGACGCACTTCGGCGCGGCGAAGGCGCGAGCGGTGGCCGGGCTCTATTCCGACAACGCCATCCGCATCAACGACGCCGCGGAGCTGACGCAGCAGACCAAGGCCACCCTGGTCCACGAGTACGTACACGCCGCGCTGGATGACTTCTGCGACGGCGACGGCAACAACCTCCCCGTCTGGCTCAACGAGGGCCTGGCCGAGTACGTCGAGTGGCGCTACCTGGGAGGCGAGGACCCCGAGCGGTCGGTCCGGAACTACATGGCCCAGGCCGCCAAGGCGAACTCCCTGCCCAAGCTGGCGCAGATGGAGGGCGCGTCCCTCATCATGCAGCGGAACCCGACGGTCGCCTATGCCACCTCCGCCGTGGCGGTCCGCGAGCTGGTGAAGCGGGGCGGCACGGGCCGGTTCCTCACGATGGTCCGCGAGGTGGGACGGGGAAGACCCATCGACGAGGCCCTGTCGGACCACTACGGCAAGACTCGGGCGAGCCTCGACGAGGACGTCCGGGCCGCTCTCCAGTAG
- the ilvA gene encoding threonine ammonia-lyase, whose amino-acid sequence MVTLEDIQAARERLRSAIRPTPCPQSDYFTERTECAAVFFKLENLQRTGAFKERGALNKLLTLTEDERRRGVIAASAGNHAQGVAYHARRLGVSATIVMPERTPLIKVSRTRDDYGARVVLKGTNYDEAYAEALRIQKAEDRVFIHPFNDAHVIAGQGTIGLELLEQCPDLEVVLVPIGGGGLISGIACALKETRPDIRVVGVQAETIASMKASVEAGERVLLAAAGTTIADGIAVKRVGDLTFPMVQKYVDEVVAVDEEEIAAAILTLLEQEKSVVEGAGAVGLAALLSGDVPSARGRRTAIILSGGNIDMNVISRIIERGLVKAGRLVQLEVRLPDRPGMLAKLTTQVADLRANVVEIHHERAFSKAGLGEAMVEVTLETTGPAQIEELERALHRLGWQVARK is encoded by the coding sequence ATGGTCACCCTCGAGGACATCCAGGCCGCGCGCGAGCGCCTTCGCTCGGCCATCCGCCCCACGCCGTGCCCGCAGTCGGACTACTTCACGGAGCGGACGGAGTGCGCCGCGGTGTTCTTCAAGCTGGAGAACCTCCAGCGCACCGGGGCATTCAAGGAGCGCGGCGCCCTCAACAAGCTGCTGACGCTGACCGAGGACGAGCGGCGCCGGGGCGTCATCGCCGCGTCCGCCGGCAACCACGCGCAGGGCGTGGCGTACCACGCGCGTCGGCTGGGCGTGAGCGCCACCATCGTCATGCCGGAGCGCACCCCGCTCATCAAGGTGTCGCGCACGCGGGATGACTACGGCGCGCGCGTGGTGCTCAAGGGCACCAACTACGACGAGGCCTACGCGGAGGCGCTGCGCATCCAGAAGGCGGAGGACCGCGTCTTCATCCACCCCTTCAATGACGCGCACGTCATCGCCGGCCAGGGCACCATCGGCCTGGAGCTGCTGGAGCAGTGCCCCGACCTGGAGGTGGTGCTCGTCCCCATTGGCGGTGGCGGGCTCATCTCCGGCATCGCGTGCGCGCTGAAGGAGACGCGGCCCGACATCCGCGTGGTGGGCGTGCAGGCGGAGACCATCGCCAGCATGAAGGCGTCGGTGGAGGCGGGCGAGCGCGTGCTGCTGGCCGCCGCGGGCACCACCATCGCGGACGGCATCGCCGTCAAGCGCGTGGGCGACCTCACCTTCCCCATGGTGCAGAAGTACGTGGACGAGGTGGTGGCGGTGGACGAGGAGGAGATTGCCGCCGCCATCCTCACCCTCCTGGAGCAGGAGAAGAGCGTGGTGGAGGGCGCCGGCGCGGTGGGCCTGGCGGCGCTGCTCAGCGGTGACGTTCCCTCCGCGCGGGGCCGGCGCACCGCCATCATCTTGAGCGGTGGCAACATCGACATGAACGTCATCAGCCGCATCATCGAGCGCGGCCTGGTGAAGGCCGGTCGTCTGGTGCAACTGGAGGTCCGGCTGCCGGACCGGCCCGGCATGCTGGCGAAGCTCACCACGCAGGTGGCCGACCTGCGCGCCAATGTCGTGGAGATCCACCACGAGCGCGCCTTCTCCAAGGCGGGCCTGGGGGAGGCCATGGTGGAGGTGACGCTGGAGACCACCGGGCCCGCGCAAATCGAGGAGCTGGAGCGCGCGCTCCACCGGCTGGGCTGGCAGGTGGCCCGCAAGTAA
- a CDS encoding Glu/Leu/Phe/Val family dehydrogenase, translating into MSAVEGTNYYFRKAARIMDVGTPIETLLATPLREVKVQVSIEMDSGEIRTFLGYRIQHDNSRGPMKGGLRYHPMLDQDECASLASLMTWKTAVVNVPYGGAKGGIACDPSQLSIKELERLTRKFVDQVQDVIGPTRDIPAPDVNTNPQVMAWIMDQYSRYHGHSPAVVTGKPLELYGSKGREAATGRGLLYVAREILRDLGLPVKGTRFALQGFGNVGGHTAQLLWEDGGVVVAVADALGGVRNPQGLDIPSLFEHVKRTGTVAGFSGGASCSNDDVLGADCEVLIPAALGHVLTRENAHAVRAKLIIEGANGPTQPEADEIFEKRGIFVVPDVLASAGGVTVSYFEWVQNLQHLSWEEDRVNAELEKSMKEAYERVAQVARSRKVSMRTAAYILAIGRVGKATVLRGI; encoded by the coding sequence ATGAGCGCCGTCGAGGGTACCAACTACTACTTCCGCAAAGCCGCGCGGATCATGGACGTGGGCACCCCCATCGAAACGCTGCTCGCCACGCCCCTGCGCGAGGTGAAGGTCCAGGTCTCCATCGAGATGGACTCCGGGGAGATTCGCACCTTCCTCGGCTACCGGATTCAGCACGACAACAGCCGCGGCCCCATGAAGGGCGGCCTGCGCTACCACCCGATGCTGGACCAGGACGAGTGCGCGTCGCTCGCCTCGCTGATGACGTGGAAGACGGCCGTGGTGAATGTCCCCTATGGCGGCGCCAAGGGCGGCATCGCCTGTGACCCGTCCCAGCTGAGCATCAAGGAGCTGGAGCGCCTCACCCGGAAGTTCGTGGACCAGGTGCAGGACGTCATCGGCCCCACGCGCGACATCCCCGCCCCCGACGTCAACACCAACCCCCAGGTGATGGCGTGGATCATGGACCAGTATTCGCGCTACCACGGCCACTCTCCCGCGGTGGTGACGGGCAAGCCGCTGGAGCTCTACGGCTCCAAGGGCCGCGAGGCCGCCACCGGCCGCGGACTGCTCTACGTGGCGCGTGAAATCCTGCGTGATTTGGGCCTGCCGGTGAAGGGCACGCGCTTCGCGCTCCAGGGCTTCGGCAACGTGGGCGGCCACACCGCGCAGCTCCTCTGGGAGGACGGCGGCGTGGTGGTGGCGGTGGCGGACGCGCTGGGCGGCGTGCGCAACCCGCAGGGCCTGGACATCCCGTCCCTCTTCGAGCACGTGAAGCGCACCGGCACGGTGGCGGGCTTCAGCGGTGGTGCTTCGTGCAGCAACGATGACGTGCTGGGCGCGGACTGTGAGGTCCTCATCCCCGCGGCGCTGGGCCACGTGCTCACCCGGGAGAATGCCCACGCGGTGCGCGCCAAGCTCATCATCGAAGGCGCCAACGGCCCCACCCAGCCGGAGGCCGACGAAATCTTCGAGAAGCGCGGCATCTTCGTGGTGCCGGACGTGCTCGCCAGCGCCGGCGGCGTGACGGTGAGCTACTTCGAGTGGGTGCAGAACCTCCAGCACCTGTCGTGGGAGGAGGACCGCGTCAACGCGGAGCTGGAGAAGTCCATGAAGGAGGCCTACGAGCGCGTGGCGCAGGTGGCGCGCTCCCGGAAGGTCTCCATGCGGACGGCCGCGTACATCCTGGCGATTGGCCGGGTGGGCAAGGCCACCGTGCTGCGCGGCATCTGA
- a CDS encoding helix-turn-helix domain-containing protein yields MPPEPPDASTVSGHLQGLARRIRTLRERRGLTQEDFAARCGISVSFASLLERGERSPSYETLLQVAAALHLPLWELLRLEDTQDAGGHRLEAFVRGRGLARADVDRLLSVAEVMFDEPTWATEDIQAVRPEPARCGEPGCEKPVLARSLCAAHYHRERRRKAASPGTGGT; encoded by the coding sequence ATGCCGCCCGAACCGCCGGACGCTTCCACCGTGAGCGGACACCTCCAGGGACTGGCCCGGCGCATCCGGACACTGCGGGAGCGGCGGGGACTCACCCAGGAGGACTTCGCCGCCCGCTGCGGCATCTCCGTGTCCTTCGCGTCCCTGCTGGAGCGGGGCGAGCGCAGCCCCAGCTACGAGACGCTGCTCCAGGTGGCCGCCGCGCTCCATCTCCCACTGTGGGAACTCTTGCGGCTGGAGGACACGCAGGACGCGGGTGGCCACCGGCTGGAGGCCTTCGTCCGGGGGCGCGGCCTGGCTCGCGCGGACGTGGACCGGTTGCTGTCGGTGGCGGAGGTGATGTTCGACGAGCCCACGTGGGCAACGGAGGACATCCAGGCCGTCCGGCCGGAGCCCGCCCGCTGCGGCGAGCCCGGCTGTGAGAAGCCGGTGCTCGCCCGGAGCCTGTGCGCCGCCCACTACCACCGTGAGCGGCGCAGGAAGGCCGCCAGTCCAGGGACCGGCGGCACCTGA
- a CDS encoding molecular chaperone DnaJ has translation MAKGGQTPPAPGSAEAHAAWARKEAGDVAGARRDAERILAGSPSAEDRAEAEELLRRTATPRALYGFALLAATVFVLLLVLAIVRYA, from the coding sequence ATGGCGAAAGGCGGACAGACGCCCCCGGCGCCCGGCTCGGCGGAGGCACATGCCGCCTGGGCCCGGAAGGAGGCGGGCGACGTGGCTGGTGCACGGCGCGACGCCGAGCGAATCCTCGCGGGCAGTCCGTCCGCCGAGGACCGCGCGGAGGCGGAGGAGTTGCTGCGGCGCACCGCCACCCCGCGCGCCCTCTACGGCTTCGCCCTGCTCGCCGCCACCGTCTTCGTGCTCCTGCTCGTACTCGCAATCGTCCGATACGCGTAA